A genome region from Manihot esculenta cultivar AM560-2 chromosome 5, M.esculenta_v8, whole genome shotgun sequence includes the following:
- the LOC110615446 gene encoding uncharacterized protein LOC110615446: MVIDILLQVFLILLSVFLYLYIHEIPQKVLAKVRQHRNRPAVEAKRHFVIGAQILSQARSPSNSRSSAVSLAKKAEEEATKSISLNPKDAAPHILKALALDLQGFKPSALDSLDVALSPLAVKSLSEKEKGDALYKRAELVMGMNKRGRVDSVIEDLTQAAKLNQENANAYRLLGECYEAKNMMEEAKSAYEEALRVQPELASAKEALGRLGSYRKGGLCDVKGGRRHQSLDAKLEIV; the protein is encoded by the exons ATGGTGATCGATATCCTTCTACAAGTATTCTTGATCTTGCTTTCCGTCTTCCTATATCTGTATATACATGAAATCCCCCAAAAAGTTCTAGCCAAAGTGCGGCAGCATCGGAACCGCCCCGCCGTCGAGGCCAAGCGCCACTTCGTGATCGGTGCCCAGATCCTATCGCAGGCTAGATCCCCTTCCAATTCTCGCTCTAGTGCCGTCTCCTTGGCCAAAAAAGCCGAAGAGGAAGCCACCAAATCCATCTCACTCAATCCCAAGGACGCCGCGCCTCACATTCTCAAAGCATTAGCTCTCGATCTTCAAGGATTCAAGCCCTCCGCTCTAGACTCGCTAGACGTGGCTCTCTCTCCGTTGGCCGTTAAGTCGCTGAGCGAGAAAGAGAAGGGGGATGCGCTGTATAAGAGAGCTGAGTTGGTGATGGGAATGAATAAACGGGGGCGAGTTGACTCGGTGATTGAGGATCTAACTCAGGCAGCGAAGCTGAATCAGGAGAACGCAAATGCGTATCGTTTGTTAGGCGAGTGCTATGAGGCTAAGAATATGATGGAAGAAGCTAAAAGTGCTTACGAGGAGGCTCTGAGGGTGCAGCCCGAATTGGCTTCAGCCAAGGAAGCGCTGGGTCGGCTGGGCTC ATATCGAAAAGGaggtttatgtgatgttaaagGAGGGAGGAGGCACCAAAGTCTAGATGCAAAGCTAGAG ATtgtttaa
- the LOC110615614 gene encoding geranylgeranyl transferase type-2 subunit alpha 1: MHGRPRKASKPEDEEASAAKGEKLRALQSQLLSNHRHKIYTKEAVELSTKLLEINPECYTAWNYRKLAVEHNLTQSDSDPNSVKSILEEELRMVEIALRQNFKSYSAWHHRKWVLSKGHSSIEKELKLLEKFQSADPRNFHAWSYRRFVAALMNRSEEDELEYTQSLIDKNISNYSAWHNRSFLLSNLMKKNVEGFTKKDEVLIKEYELVREALFTDEDDQSGWFYHLWLLEQTVKAKCPVLVATWPVHGSDLILLRDRYLDASPSSPFSAFQFDSGTFPLILYFSQAVEGVNSSTVNVDFGSNLNQDLVWKPLSTINSHAAQVWITQLSLPNADLHSLEAYPVEISLGHCQGIISSSGIHYSQSSHFSFTVRVQPVKKESTEVSGVEKMSWTDENFYLCEPYSGESNLVAWFQQVGLGNEHELEANAWQAKIIEEEMEHFRLLSDCKIGKLTLARLLTAHDSLMSSGKLVHSEEILALYSDLMKSDPSHYWYYKDQHSMVLLQQVMSSREYLSHCFHYRDLTSSIRGYPICLRLNKLSLSRIGSVEKLLWVQMLDLSHNELQSIEGLDAMQLLTHLNLSKNKLSSFTALEPLRQLKSLKVLDISYNEIGAHSIDTTRYLCSSPLSHSVGNEWEGDKILIDGVSLTNYWEAFFVLKGLKLTQLDVVGNAIADENFTLFLVKVLPTLKWLDGVQLN; encoded by the exons ATGCACGGACGTCCTCGCAAAGCCTCTAAACCAGAAGACGAAgaagcttcggcggccaaaggagAGAAGCTCCGGGCCCTCCAGTCTCAACTCCTCTCCAATCACCGCCATAAAAT TTATACTAAGGAAGCTGTAGAGCTTAGCACGAAGCTTCTCGAGATCAATCCGGAATGTTACACTGCTTGGAATTATAGAAAACTCGCCGTTGAACACAATCTGACTCAGTCCGACTCCGATCCTAACTCGGTCAAGTCAATTCTTGAGGAAGAACTTCGAATG GTAGAAATTGCTCTGAGGCAAAATTTTAAGTCATATTCGGCTTGGCATCATCGCAAATGGGTGCTAAGTAAAGGGCATTCTTCAATAGAGAAGGAGTTGAAACTTTTGGAGAAGTTCCAAAGTGCTGATCCTCGAAATTTTCATGCATGGAGTTACCGGAG ATTTGTAGCAGCTTTGATGAAcagatcagaggaggatgaattAGAATACACCCAGAGTCTAATTGATAAGAATATTAGTAATTATTCTGCTTGGCACAATCGAAG TTTTCTTCTGTCTAATTTAATGAAGAAAAATGTAGAAGGTTTTACCAAAAAAGATGAGGTTCTAATCAAGGAGTATGAATTAGTACGTGAAGCTCTTTTTACAGATGAAGATGATCAAAGTGGTTGGTTTTATCATCTTTGGCTTCTTGAGCAAACTGTTAAAGCTAAGTGTCCAGTGCTGGTTGCTACGTGGCCTGTTCATGGCTCTGATCTCATTCTATTGCGAGACAGATACCTGGATGCTTCCCCTTCTTCTCCATTCAGTGCATTCCAATTTGATTCAGGAACATTTCCGCTTATTCTTTACTTTAGTCAGGCTGTTGAAGGTGTAAACTCATCTACAGTCAATGTTGACTTTGGATCTAACTTGAATCAAGATCTTGTTTGGAAACCTCTTTCAACAATTAACTCTCATGCTGCCCAAGTTTGGATTACACAGTTGAGTCTGCCCAATGCGGATCTCCATTCTTTAGAAGCTTATCCTGTGGAGATTAGCCTTGGACATTGTCAAGGAATCATTTCTTCTAGTGGTATTCATTATAGCCAATCTTCTCATTTTTCATTTACAGTGCGTGTACAGCCTGTCAAAAAAGAAAGTACAGAAGTATCAGGCGTAGAAAAGATGTCATGGACAGATGAAAACTTTTATCTTTGTGAGCCATATTCTGGAGAATCAAATCTAGTTGCTTGGTTTCAACAGGTAGGTTTAGGAAATGAACATGAGCTAGAGGCTAATGCATGGCAAGCAAAAATTATAGAGGAGGAAATGGAACACTTCCGTCTGTTGTCAGACTG TAAAATTGGAAAACTTACACTGGCAAGGTTGTTGACTGCTCATGATTCATTAATGTCTTCTGGCAAATTGGTCCACTCTGAAGAAATTCTTGCACTGTATAGTGACCTGATGAAGTCAGATCCATCACATTACTGGTACTATAAAGATCAACATAGCATGGTTTTGTTGCAACAG GTGATGTCTAGTAGGGAATATCTGAGCCACTGCTTTCACTATAGGGACCTGACTTCATCAATCAGGGGCTATCCTATCTGTTTACGACTGAATAAATTATCATTATCTCGCATAGGGTCTGTTGAGAAATTATTATGGGTCCAAATGCTAGACCTGAGTCACAATGAACTTCAATCAATTGAAG GGTTGGATGCTATGCAACTACTGACTCATTTGAATTTGAGCAAGAATAAACTCTCAAGTTTTACTGCTTTGGAACCATTAAGACAGCTGAAGTCATTGAAAGTGCTGGATATTTCATACAATGAGATAGGCGCACACTCTATTGACACAACAAGATATCTATGCTCATCTCCTTTATCTCATTCAGTTGGAAATGAATGGGAGGGAGACAAAATATTGATTGATGGTGTTAGCCTGACAAATTATTGGGAAGCCTTTTTTGTGTTGAAAGGCCTGAAGTTGACACAGTTGGATGTGGTGGGCAATGCGATTGCTGATGAAAATTTTACCTTATTTCTGGTTAAGGTCCTGCCTACACTCAAGTGGCTGGATGGTGTGCAATTGAACTGA
- the LOC110614312 gene encoding double-stranded RNA-binding protein 1, producing MPTNDGFSGVSNCYVFKSRLQEYAQKKGLPTPVYETIKEGPSHEPSFRSTVIVKNVRYDSLPGFFNRKAAEQSAAEVALVELAKSDEVNECISQPVHETGLCKNLLQEYAQKMNYAIPVYQCQKNETPGRTTHFKCNVEIGGIQYIGASAKTKKEAEIKAARTALLAIQSSASDPSHKSAANHQLTVIPFRKRGAETIGVIEEAANVPKAKKGRFKKKMLKHKFSGDKVDHNQGESVGNVDVIMDGPSGSGSGSGSGSGSGSESDKADAAGVQGTGHCMLAIIDTRNLENGRSSNSTSERATSDATGALTCHISGDFGNGLSPTVDFNESNHGMPTGISSESNGDAAKVSGLSLA from the exons ATGCCTACAAACGATGGCTTCTCAG GTGTATCCAATTGCTATGTTTTCAAGAGCCGATTACAAGAGTATGCGCAAAAAAAGGGACTGCCAACGCCTGTGTATGAGACAATCAAGGAAGGCCCTTCACATGAGCCTTCCTTCAGGTCAACAGTGATTGTAAAAAATGTTAGATATGATTCTTTGCCTGGTTTTTTCAATCGGAAGGCTGCGGAGCAGTCAGCTGCAGAGGTTGCTCTAGTGGAGTTGGCTAAATCTGATGAAGTTAATGAATGCATTTCTCAACCTGTT CATGAAACAGGACTTTGCAAAAACTTGCTTCAGGAGTATGCACAGAAGATGAATTATGCAATTCCAGTGTACCAGTGTCAAAAGAACGAGACCCCTGGTCGAACTACACATTTTAAATGTAATGTTGAGATTGGTGGGATTCAGTATATTGGAGCATCAGCAAAGACAAAAAAGGAAGCAGAGATTAAAGCTGCTAGGACTGCTTTGTTAGCTATACAGTCAAGTGCTTCTGACCCATCTCATAAATCAGCTGCCAACCATCAGTTAACAGTAATTCCGTTCAGAAAGAGGGGAGCGGAAACAATTGGTGTGATAGAGGAGGCTGCAAATGTTCCCAAGGCAAAGAAGGGTCGATTCAAAAAGAAAATGTTGAAACACAAATTCTCTGGCGACAAAGTAGATCATAATCAAGGTGAAAGTGTAGGTAATGTGGATGTTATTATGGATGGCCCATCAGGATCAGGGTCAGGGTCAGGGTCAGGGTCAGGGTCAGGGTCAGAGTCGGATAAGGCTGATGCAGCTGGAGTCCAAGGGACAGGTCATTGTATGTTAGCAATAATTGATACAAGGAATTTGGAAAATGGGAGATCTTCCAACTCAACCAGCGAGAGAGCAACAAGTGATGCAACAGGTGCTTTGACTTGCCATATTTCTGGTGATTTTGGAAATGGATTGTCACCAACTGTGGATTTTAATGAGAGTAACCATGGGATGCCCACTGGAATATCTTCTGAATCTAATGGTGATGCAGCTAAGGTGTCTGGACTTAGCCTTGCTTAG
- the LOC110614946 gene encoding VIN3-like protein 3 → MSKPKKNGPLGLTSGGLSGFALDPAQCSLLSMEEKRELIREIAQWSKEAPEILSSFTRRELLEIICAEMGKERKYSGYTKLRMIEHLLKLVSQKSKRGNSNDIIASSPAKPQTGFKRQRMKESQLQLSTDLDPVPHGNIKEVKIHICQNVACRANLSANDAFCKRCSCCICHSYDDNKDPSLWLTCGSDSLDEKSCGLTCHLICALKDERTGIMKIGCHTKLDGSFYCVSCGKINGLMRTWRKQLLIAQEARRVDVLCLRVLLGYKILTGTEQYKEMQKSLETALQLLKNELGPLDLVHAKMTRGIVNRLSCGAEVQKLCASTVEAFDLMFSHVAKLEPASCKIQFEESSSTSVVIVLEYVDDLSDDFQGCMLWHRESKAKDYPPKPTFIILKPEKRHKITNLTPSTEYFCKASFFGSTGILSIREANWITPTPNEHSVAALGEYREEEKLIITQIQSQVKSTNSRNIKLIGEGSTGSQSVNYINGNKKEVLCSLPPSLEVVSSMSLGSLSPKTPCKSSGMQEVSGMGCKKQKEKNAYEYSVRVVKWLESEGHIEEDFRVKFLTWFSLKATVQERRVVNVFVDALIDDPPSLAEQLIHSFMDMICCERKKVSPHGFCTMLWH, encoded by the exons ATGAGCAAACCAAAGAAGAATGGGCCATTAGGCTTGACTTCAGGAGGGCTCTCAG GCTTTGCTCTTGATCCAGCACAATGCAGTCTATTAAGCATGGAAGAGAAAAGAGAACTCATTCGAGAGATTGCCCAATGGTCAAAAGAGGCCCCAGAGATTCTTAGTTCATTCACCCGCAGGGAGCTTCTTGAAATTATCTGTGCAGAGATGGGTAAAGAGAGAAAATACTCTGGATATACTAAACTTCGAATGATAGAACACCTTCTAAAGTTAGTCTCACAAAAATCTAAGAGGGGCAATAGTAATGATATTATTGCCTCGTCTCCTGCCAAACCACAGACTGGATTCAAAAGGCAAAGGATGAAAGAATCCCAACTTCAACTATCAACTGACTTAGATCCTGTTCCTCATGGGAATATCAAAGAAGTTAAAATCCATATCTGTCAGAATGTTGCATGCAGAGCTAATTTATCTGCAAATGATGCTTTTTGCAAGAGATGTTCTTGCTGTATCTGTCACTCTTATGATGATAACAAGGATCCCAGTTTATGGTTAACTTGTGGTTCCGATTCTCTTGATGAGAAGTCGTGTGGACTTACATGCCATTTGATATGTGCTTTGAAGGACGAAAGAACTGGAATTATGAAGATTGGTTGTCATACAAAGTTGGATGGCAGTTTCTACTGTGTTTCTTGTGGAAAAATTAATGGACTAATGAG AACCTGGCGGAAACAGTTGCTGATTGCCCAAGAGGCCAGAAGAGTTGATGTCTTGTGTCTACGAGTCCTTTTGGGTTATAAGATTCTCACAGGGACTGAACAATACaaagaaatgcagaagagcctTGAAACTGCTTTACAACTGCTGAAAAATGAGTTGGGACCTCTTGACCTTGTTCATGCAAAGATGACTCGGGGAATTGTCAATAGGCTCTCATGTGGTGCCGAGGTGCAGAAGCTGTGTGCCTCTACAGTGGAAGCTTTTGACTTGATGTTTTCTCATGTGGCAAAGTTAGAACCAGCAT CTTGTAAGATTCAATTTGAAGAATCCTCCTCAACTTCAGTGGTCATTGTACTGGAATATGTAGATGATCTGTCTGATGACTTCCAAGGTTGCATGCTATGGCATCGCGAGTCTAAAGCGAAGGATTACCCTCCAAAACCCACTTTCATTATATTGAAGCCGGAGAAAAGACACAAGATAACTAATTTAACTCCTTCCACCGAGTATTTCTGCAAGGCGTCTTTCTTTGGCAGCACAGGGATTCTGAGCATTCGGGAAGCTAACTGGATCACTCCGACACCCAATGAACATTCTGTTGCAGCTTTAGGTGAAtacagagaagaagaaaaactgATAATTACTCAAATTCAGTCTCAGGTGAAATCAACCAACTCCAGAAACATTAAACTAATCGGGGAGGGCTCAACAGGATCACAATCAGTAAACTACATCAATGGGAACAAGAAGGAAGTATTATGCTCACTGCCTCCGTCCTTGGAAGTTGTTTCCTCAATGAGCCTCGGATCACTTTCGCCTAAAACACCTTGTAAATCAAGTGGAATGCAAGAAGTTTCAGGTATGGGGTGTAAAAAGCAAAAGGAGAAGAATGCTTATGAATATTCAGTGAGAGTAGTGAAATGGTTAGAAAGCGAAGGGCACATAGAGGAAGATTTTCGAGTAAAGTTTCTCACATGGTTCAGTTTGAAAGCAACAGTGCAAGAGAGAAGAGTGGTGAATGTCTTTGTGGATGCTTTGATTGATGACCCACCTAGCTTGGCTGAGCAGCTCATCCATTCTTTCATGGACATGATTTGCTGTGAGAGGAAAAAAGTTTCTCCCCATGGATTCTGCACTATGCTGTGGCATTGA